One window of the Capnocytophaga haemolytica genome contains the following:
- a CDS encoding MarC family protein — translation MNFSGKEIISATMVLFAVIDIIGSIPLIISLRQKAGKIESEKTAIVAGVLLILFLFLGKQILNLFGVTVESFAVAGSFILFFLALEMILGITLYKDSEPETASIVPLAFPIVAGAGALTTVLSLRAEYETENIIVAILINIVIVYVVLKLSNKIERLLGKQGISVIHKFFGVILLAIAVKLFATNIKALF, via the coding sequence TTGAATTTTAGTGGAAAGGAGATCATCTCTGCCACAATGGTGCTATTCGCAGTGATTGATATTATTGGTAGCATACCATTGATCATCAGCCTGCGGCAGAAAGCGGGCAAGATTGAGTCAGAGAAGACCGCCATTGTAGCAGGGGTGCTGTTGATCCTATTTTTGTTCTTAGGAAAGCAAATTTTGAACCTCTTCGGAGTAACGGTGGAGTCGTTTGCCGTGGCGGGGTCATTCATCCTGTTTTTCTTAGCCTTAGAGATGATTCTTGGCATCACCCTCTACAAAGATAGCGAGCCTGAGACCGCTTCGATCGTGCCGCTCGCCTTTCCCATAGTGGCTGGCGCAGGTGCCTTGACCACCGTGCTATCATTGCGCGCCGAGTACGAAACAGAAAACATCATCGTCGCCATTTTGATTAACATCGTCATTGTGTATGTGGTGCTCAAGCTCTCAAATAAGATCGAACGCCTGCTCGGAAAGCAAGGCATCAGCGTGATTCACAAGTTCTTCGGAGTGATTTTGCTG